AGATTTTGATATGTGGCATAAGCAACCAGGACTAAAATCTCCCTCACCTTTCGGGAAACAAATGGCAACCATTTACACTCATGCAATATTCAAGAAGTTCCAAGTTGAGGTTTTGGGAGTGGTTGCTTGCCATCCCAAAAAGGAAAGTGGAGATGATGGAGCCGTAACATTCAAGGTTCAAGATTTTGAAGATAATAATGACTGCATTGTGGTGTGGAATGAAATGACATCTGATATTTCTTGCTCATGTCGTTTGTTTGAATATAATGGTTTCCTTTGTAGACATGTGATGATTGTTCTTCAAATGTCTGGCGTTCACGACATACCAtctcaatatattttaaaacGTTGGACAAAGGATGCAAAGGGTAGACAAATGAGGAGACAGGGGTCTGGTATGGTTGAGTCTAGGGATCAGCGCTACAATAATTTATGTCAAAGAGCCTTTAAATTGGGTGATGAAGGGTCTTTATCTCAAGAGAGTTACAATATTGCATTCAACGCATTGGAAAAAGCTTTGAAAAAGTGTGAGAGTGTCAATAACTCAATACAAAGTGTGCTAGATCCTGGCTCACCTTCAGTTGATGCTCTTCATGACTTTGATGAAGGTACCCAAGCTAAAAAGAGCATCGTCTCCAAAGAAGGAAACGTAAGTTGACTTTTCTAGTTGTCTTACTCATCTTGAAATTGTTGCAAAGTATTAATTATCATTCACTTTAGTGGGCCTTCTCTATTTAATTTAGGTACTGTCAGAATCAGAGGTAGTAACCATGGGGATGCATGACAGCTGGCAACAAATGGTCCGTTAACATTATCCTCTTTCATATGCTCAAATTTTGTATAGATTAATATAATATGTAGATAGTTTTCAATGTGGGTCCGTCATTGTTGTCGAGGCACTCTAATGTGCAAGCACAGACCCTTGCTAGTTCGTATGAAACGCAAGAGAGCATCAAGGGATGGTGTTGGGATAGCACATATAAACCTTGATTTATTGGAGATTGACTGTGTCTAATAGTTGTGTTGTGTTGTTATATAATGGATGACTTCTCTTTTGATTGGAGTCTTATACTTGCGGTTAGGAGCAACTAAATGCACGAGTTCCTGCTCTCGATGGCTGTTTTGGCACTCAACAAATTATGCAAGGGATGGTATGGATATTGCACTTGCTATTGCTACGTGTTGAAAACAAGTCATACTTCAACTTTTCATTACCAGGTGGATATCTAAATTGCCcattttgttcttgttgtaGGGAGACTTAAATTCAATGCCTTCTAGTCGTGATGATTACTACAGCAATCAACAAAGCATGCAGGGGCTGGTAATAGCATGTTATAGCAATCAGTGGTGTCTATGCACAACTCTTTTGTTGTGTCCTGAGAAACACAAATACAGACAATTACAAAGATACGCAAATGGACACAGGAAATAGAAATTCGCAGAAAATGGAAATAACAATATGGCGAGGACACATAAAGCTTCTTTGGTTGTATTTTGATGTTTTATGTATTACTAGACATTGTATCCATAAACAATTGTAAGTCTGGAACTAATGAAAACTAGCACTATTTTTACATGATAGTAAAGGATCAGAGAGTACAATGGGTTAGGGCTCAACTATAAGCATATAAATGTATGTTTTACAACTTCTACCctatgtttttaaaaattattgttaTCATCCCGGAAAACTTTGTTAAATAATAAACTTAAGCCCGTTGTGTCCCAGAAGTGTCCCATACATGTCCTAGGTGTATCCATCCCCGCTATGTCCAGTTGGAAATAGTAACAAAATTAAATGAATGTGTCATTTGGTGTGTCTTTGACATGTGCCAAGCATGTCCTTGTCCTCAGTGTATCTGAGATGTATACGCCAACCACTTAGCATCAATGCTCTGTACGTTGTGTCTGACTATGACATCTTAATctttgttatatttttgttgtaGGGACAATTGAATTCAATAGCTCCACTTCATAATGGCCATTACATGACTCCACAGAGGTTACATGGACTGgtatgtctttttttcttttttcttttttttttctttttgttcgtAATAAACTGGATTTCCCGACCACATTGGGTATTTTGCTATTTGAGAACTGCTTCTTATCTTGGAATGTAAAATCCCAGATTCCTGTGACATTATGACATTTAGTGACACTAAGTTGAAGTCCTTATCACATTCTTGTAGGGGCGCTTACCTTTTGGACAACAAAGTATTCAGAATTGTTTCGACATTCAAGACACGGTAATACATGACTGCTTGGATTCATTTGAGTTGTACTTTCACGGATGTTACATCACAAGTGCTTATTATCTATCGCAGGATCAGTCTGATGTAGGATCCACACATATTCACGGCATGGCATCGAAGCACTTTCCCTCAAAGCATCTCTCTCAGTAGCAATTTTGCGCGTTGGTGGTTTCCTTATTAGGTCATCTTTCAAAATTCTATGCATGGAGTAGATGACTGATTTTTGCACGAAGTAAGTTGGGTGGTTTTAGGTGAAACCCTTGCTTGCGGGGATAAGGGTACAGTGAATTTTTGTTATCTTTGCACAATTGACGTTGTAGATGTTTTATTGCTCTCTAATCTCTAGGAATCGTATTGGAAAAACAAGATTAGGTTTAAGCCACTCTTGTGCAAGTTGATTGTAGATGCTTGGCATTTTATTGTAAAATCTTACTTATTTGGAAGTTCAACAAGAATATTGTTACTACATCACAACTCCCAAATTTTTAGTACTTTCTTACTGGGAGTCAGTTGCAAGACCAAAGAGAATCTATTGTGGGTTGTTTGATCTTACTACATCACAACTCCCAAATTTTTAGTACTTTCTTGCTGGGAGTCAGTTGCAAGACCAAAGAGAATCTATTGTGGGTTGTttgatgtttcttttttttatttttattgttactGCATTAGAAATTCTCAACTGACCATTTATTTTATGCATTCAAAGGTGTAAAGaaatagaggtgtcaaacgggccggGCTGGCATGGGCACGGTTTTAGACGGGCCGAGCATAGGCACGGCACGGTCTTAAACGGGCACAACACGGTTCTAGGCGGGTACAAAAGGACACAAGCACGGGGCCCGGCACAACAAATACTGAGTTGTTAGTTgtaacaaatttttttccaacgAAACTCAGTTGGAGatgggccggcacggcacggcacgaagcTAACCTGGCACGGCCCGTTTGACACTGAGGATGTGTACAAAGACGAATTATTCTCGAAAGGATGGAATTCTTGTACTTTCACCGAGTCACGACAGTGTAGTTAACTGCAGGATCAAGTCTTTTCATCATCAAATTGGTAGGGAATAACAAATGCTAATTTACAGTTTCTTCTGTTTGTGAAAGACCTCTTTTATAAATGTTATTGTGGTGTAGAACATCTGGGAACAATCTGCTGAAGTTGTATTCAGTTTGTACAAATCctatttttgttaacttttgCTTGGATTGATGGAGTTGTACTTGTAGCAAATGTTTTCGCTCAATAGTAAGCTGAGCTGTGAGGATAGGAGCAGTTTGGTAAGGCAAGATTGGAGGCCAGACAAGATTTGGATAATTTGCTTGAAAAGGGGGAGCTTTATTGGGCTCAGCGTTCAAAGCAGAAGTGGCTTGAGGTTGGGGATCAGAATACAAAGGATTTTCATTGAGCAGCCACTGTTTGCTGGCTCTGAAGGATGATGAGGGGAAGTTAATAACGGATCCGGCTTGTAttgagagtattttttttatcacttcTGTAAGCTTTTCAAGTGCAGAGTTGGGGATGATGTTATGGGTAGGGAGGAATCAGTTTCTTTGTCCGAGGAGGTAAGCAATTTGGGTTTTTGTCCTGATATTTTGCCTTCAGTGAAGTCTAAGCTTTCGGAGGAGCAAAGGCTGGCTCTGGACTGCCCTTTTTCTGCAGAAAACATGAAAGAAGTTCTGTTTCAGATGGATGGGTGCAAAGCTCCAGGGCCAGATGGATTTACTTCTGCGTTTTATCAATGAAACTGCGAATGGTTAGGTGAGGAGATCACAAGGGCCACTTTGGCATTTTTTGAGTCGGGTCATTTGTTGAAGGAACTAAATCATACTACGATTACTCTTATACCTAAAATTCCCAACCCGGCAAAAAGTAGGGGATTATCGGCCTATTAGCTTATGTAATGTGCTGTATAAGGTGGTGGCTAAGATGATGGTCAATCGGTTGTGGTCGATTTTGGCCTAGTATCTAAAATCTAAATTTCAAATTGGTTTCATTCCTTTGTGCCTTATTTCAGATAATATTTTAATTGTGCGTGGGATCTTGGAGTTTATCcggaaaaggaagaaagagaagaaggcGCATTTTGCTTTAAAGCTTGACATGAATAAAGCATATGATCGGTTCAGTTGGTATTTTTTGCTAAATGTGCTTAGAGTGATGGGCTTTAGTCAGATGTGGATAGACTGGATTTATCAATGTATCTCTATGTTATCCTTTTCTTTGCTGGTTAATGGGAGTAGATCGAAGCCATTTGTGCCTACTTGTGGTCTTCGTCAAGGAGATGCTTTGTctctgtatttatttattttagtggCTCAAGCTTTCTTGGATGGATTGGAGGCGTTTGCTTCAAATAATGTTTGCAAGGGAATTGCTGTAAGCCCTTCTTCTCTGCATATTTTGCGCATTTTATTTTCCGATGATTGCTTTATATTAATGGAATTCAATGTTGAGCATGCTTGGTGCTTCAAATGGCTTCTTGATGTTTACTGTAAGCAAGCAGGGCAAAAGGTTAATTTTGATAAATCTGAATTATTTGTGAGTCCAAATATGAGGCTTGTTGATGTGGACATTTTAAAGCGTATTTTTTGTGTTAAATGTGTGGATAAGCCGGGAGTTTACTTGGGTACGAATCTGGACTTGTCGCAAGGGGAATCTTTTTAATAGTGTTTTTGATCGCTTGCAGCATAGATTGAGTAATTGGAAGGCTCCGTTGCTTCCCTTTGCTAAGATGGCGTGGAGGATTTTTAAGAACCCAGATGGTTGACAGTTTTGCTAGGAAAATATTGTAGACGGGTTGGTTTTCTGGATGTTGAACCGGTTTCCAGTTCGTCATGGGGATGGCATAGTATTTTAGGGGGAAAGaactttaatatatatatatatattttttggtaagtaaaaagAAGGAACTTAATATTCAAGGGTTTAAAGAGGAAAATTGGTAATAGGGTTAAAACTAATGTGTTCAGGGATATGAGTTGATCCCTAAAGTGTCTAACCCTTACAAGGGCAGGAACATGGAGAACTGTTTTACTAATTTTAAAGTGGCAGACTCGTTTGATTCTCACTCCAGGCAATGGCGTGAATCTCTTGCCTCCTTGCTTTTTCCAGGGGAGATTGCTCAGAAGGTTAGGGGGCTTGTATATGCCTCTTCGTAATGTGGACGATGAGGCGGTTTGGGAGTGTACCAAGACTGGAGTTTTTTCGGTTAGATCTGCATACTTTCTTCGTTTGTTTCAGGATTCGGATCAAGGGCTTGGTGTGAAGGTCAAATCCGGTTTGATAAGTGGGGGAACGTTTGGGGTTTGGGTTTTACCTCCAAAGTTTCAGTTGTTTATTTGGAAGGTGTTGCATCGAATTATAGCAGTCAAGGATGCGCTCTTGAAATGGAATATTTATGTGGAGCCTGGTTGTCCGTTATGTAAGGAGGGTGGGGAGACAATTGAGCATTTGTTTTGTTCAGCGCGAGTTTGTGAATAGATTGTGGGAGCGTCCCATTTGGGCTTTTGATTTTGGAGTTGTGGTTCCTCTCTTTTGGGGAGTGGTTTGAGAGGTGGATTTCGGAGGCTCCGTGTAAGGAAGCTAATGTGGGATTCAATTCttattttgtggattatttggTGCATTCGGAATGAGGCGCTGTTTCAGCATAACACCTGTCATGTGGATAATGCGTGGCTCATTTTTCAGGTCTCAGAAGTTTGTGCAGGACAAGAAGGTTAGCAAAAAGTGCACTGATCAGGTTGCAGCTGGAGCTCCGGAAATGGTTGGCCAGCAAGGGCGGGTCCAATTTCTCATGCGCAAGCTGGGTTCTGAGCTGGTTGGGTGCACTGTTTTTATAACGGATGGAGCGTGGAAAGCTAATTCGGGCTATGGAGCAGCAGCGTGGGTTCAGTTGAATGGTGAAGGGTTAGAGGTGGCCAATCAGGTGCAGTTTGGCATTCCAGGAGTTTGCACTCATACGGATTCCACTAATTTTGTTCAGGGTCTTCCTAATCCTTTTAGGAGTTGATGTTAGTTTGCAAGAAGCGCTTTTGGAGTTATGTTTTTCGGGGCGGTTCtgaaaatccttaaaaaaacctctaaaaaaatcccccaacttcccgatcgaattttaatGGTTctagccgctcaatgtaattagaaggtgattttaaggatacccttcagaaatcagcaaaaaaaaagaccgggaagggcttcatccgaacagttttttattgaactttattaaacggttcaataaaaaattgctcaaatcaagccctttccggttattttttttgtcaatttcgcGCGaccactcttaaaatcacgttctaaacacattaagcgactcggatcatcaaaatttgatcggaaactatgagattaagatttaggggatttttttagaggtttttttaaggatCTCCGGAACCGCTCCGTATGTTTTTTGTGCGCATCTTTTAATCTTGTTAAAGGTTGTTAAAGCTCCGCGACTTGTAGTCAAGGCAGCTCATGATAAAGCTACGACTGCCTTCAAACGTATGTAATTTCGGGGTTTTTTTAATGGGATACCTTTGTTcgtccaaaaaaaacaaaaaggaggaacATGGTCTCCCTTTCGTTTATTCCCtctgttttctctctttcatgTAAGAGAACGTTTAGACaaggagaataaattctttacaccatcggtataaatatttattttttgcaaataaaaaatgctacttgcacaaccgttgtgttggttgtgtgggTAATtttgaccgtccagatgtatttggatggtctagattttaaacaaactttttcaagaaaaagtctTATAACTTTTGTGAGAAAGAGTTTGAGTGAAtcctggccatttattacagcaatggacggctagagattggttgtgtgttgtgttttacacaatcGTTgcgtgtgtagcacttttgtttccaaatcaattacatcgcGCCACGTTGCAAAATAGTGGTCTTaatcaataaaacatgacgtgacgcaatataattgatttgaaagaaacaaatgttcACTCCGGcggtataaaaaaatttaatatcgTAGAGAAGTTCTGTTTTGGGGAAATAAAATTCAAGCTCCAAGATcatgcttttcaaaaaaaattcacgaatCTGTATAAACATGATGCGGATCTCATTTATGGATTACTGCTACTAGAGAGAAACCTATTCATGGCTCAGCCGTGGATAGCTTTTTTACAGTAGCAATCAATCGCAACCATCTAAAAGTGTTCTGGACGGTCCGGATATTAATGAAACTTTCCGGGGAAAAGTTAAAactagaccgtccaaaacacttgtGGATGGTAGCGATTAGCGCCGTAAACAATTATTTCTGCTGTGAAAAAAGATTTTATCCTACTACTTATCACAGAAGCTTTAGGTACCCACGGGCCCCGGATAAGTTACTAATAGgtgtaaaaaatcattttcttttcccattctTGGCATTGAACATAGGAAGAACATAACAGTTAGCAACTAGAAACAACACAACAGCAGTTATTCCTTCTCTTGTATGTTTGATTATCATCAAAACCCAATTCAGAATAAGAATTAAGCAAAGCTTTTACAAATCCACAATATGCTTAATTTGGCTTCCATCAAAGTTTCAGCGTTTGAAGCAAAGAGGTCAAAACGATAGAAAACCTCCTCAACCTGAACAAAATCAAGAACGTACAGGACTCAAAAATTTCAGAGGGAACCAAATACCCGCAATGATTTGCTTTTTCATTCCATAACAACTTTTCCTCcaatgtttttaattttgtcaATTATTTGCTCTGCTTCTTCTTTCGACACCCCCTTCTTAAACACTGCAGGTGTTTTCTCCACCAAATCCTTGGCTTCTTTGAGACCCAAGTCAGTAAAACTCCTTATCTCCTTGATAATCTTAATCTTTGAAGCTGCATCATAAGACTCCAACTTCAATTCGAAAACAGTCTTTTCTGGTTTTTTCTCCTCCTTGGCTGCTGCTGGCCCCTTTGTAGTGACCCCAGCAAATCCAGCAGCTCCTGGTTTCATGACTCCTACAACCGGAGGCTCTTTCATTCCCATTTTCTTCATCAAAATTGAAGATAGCTCCGCAACTTCAACAAGCGTAAGTCCTGCTATCTCATCAACCAGCCTAAAGACGCGATCTGTTGGAGGACTGCGGTGCTGTGTGGGATCAAAAGTTGAAGGATCATAGTCAGCCGGAAGCCTTCTTTGGTCAATCTCtacttcttcctcctcttcttctttcctcaTAGGTTGAGAAAAGTGCCGAGACGCAACATTTAAGTTAC
The sequence above is drawn from the Rhododendron vialii isolate Sample 1 chromosome 6a, ASM3025357v1 genome and encodes:
- the LOC131329829 gene encoding uncharacterized protein LOC131329829, whose product is MSLITRVRHHLPYGICRKSILTSMVALNPCNLNVASRHFSQPMRKEEEEEEVEIDQRRLPADYDPSTFDPTQHRSPPTDRVFRLVDEIAGLTLVEVAELSSILMKKMGMKEPPVVGVMKPGAAGFAGVTTKGPAAAKEEKKPEKTVFELKLESYDAASKIKIIKEIRSFTDLGLKEAKDLVEKTPAVFKKGVSKEEAEQIIDKIKNIGGKVVME